The nucleotide window CGACGGCCACCCCGCAGTGGCCGATCTCCCCTCGACTGGTCGGCGCGTCGGAGTCCTGGCCCATCAGAGTCGGCATGTCGAAGGCCACCGATAAGCCCGTCTGCCCGTTGGCGAGCAGGTATTTGTAACGCCGGTTGGTCTCCTCGGCGGTGGCGAAGCCCGAGAACTGGCGCATCGTCCACAGCCGGCCGCGGTACCCGCTCGTGTGGATGCCGCGTGTGTAAGGGAACCGGCCGGGGAGCTCTTCGGGGCGTCGAGGCAGGTCTTCGGACGTGTAGAGAGGACGGAGCGGGACGCCGGAGATCGTCGACGTTTCGATGCCGTCGTCGCGTGTGGGGCCCGACTCGAAATCCTCTTTCCACGCCTGCTTCGGGCCGCGCGCTCGGACTTTCATCGATTCGGACCCATTATGGCTTCCGGTTGAGGATCTCCTCGGCCGTCCGATACGGGGTGCCGTCCTTCAGGAGCCGTTCGGCCAGCTTGGGATCCTCCGCCAGGGCTCGGTGAGCGTGCCGACGGGCCAGCTCGGCGACGACCTCCGCGGTCTCGTCCCGGAGCCGCTGCTCCGCGAGCTCGCGCACCCGGCCGCTCGACTCGAGGTGGCGCCGGTGGGCGAGCACCGCCTCCCACAGCTCGTCGATGCCCTCCTGGCGGGCCGCCACCGTGGCGATGATGGGCGGCTTCCAGGCCCTCGGCGTGCCGCCCAGCGCGCGGCCCGGCGCCAGGCTCAGCATCGCGCGGAGCTCGGTGACGACGCGGTTGTGGCCGTCGAGGTCGGCCTTGTTGACGACGAAGATGTCCGCGATCTCGAGGATGCCTGCCTTGATCATCTGGACGCCATCGCCCAGGTTGGGGGTGAGCACGACCACCGTCGTGTCGGCCACCGCCGCCACCTCCAGCTCGGACTGGCCGACGCCGACCGTCTCGAGGATCACCTGGTCGAAGCCGAATGCGCCCAGGAGCCGGATCGCTTCGCGGGCGGCGAGGGACAGCCCGCCGAGGTGCCCGCGCGCCCCCATGCTGCGAATGAACACCTTGGGGTCGAGCGCGTGGCGCTGCATGCGCACGCGATCGCCGAGGATCGCGCCGCCCGTGAACGGCGAGTTGGGGTCGGTGGCGAGGACCGCGACCGAGCTGTCCTGGCTTCTCAGCAGCGCCACGAGCGCGTCCACCAGGGTTGATTTGCCGGTGCCTGGCGCGCCGGTCAAGCCCAGGACCCCGGGCGTGCGGCCGTGGCCGCGCAAGCCCTCTTCGAGCGCGCGCACCGAAGGCTCGCGCCTTTCGACGAGGCTGATCGCGCGGGCCAGAGCTCGGACGTCGCCGGAGCGAAACCGGGCCGCCAGGTCTGAGTCGTTCAGGTCTTCACTCGCCCAACCAGCGTAGGGCGAAGTCGTGCCCGAGCACCACCACCAGGCCGTAGGCCTGCTGGCCCGGGGCGGGCGCGGGGTTGGTCGGGGTGGCCTGGACGACGGTGGCGCCGAAGAAGCTCTGCAGCCACTTGGTGGTCAGGGGAAACCGGCCGCCCGAGTAGTCGAGGATCACGGTCTGCGGCGTCGGCCGGTGCACCACCGGGTCGGCCAGCTGGAGCCCGAGGGGATCCAGCATCGACGTCACCCGGCTCTCGAGGCCGGGGAAGTTGTTGGCGCCGTTGGCGAGCTGGACAGGCGCCTTCTCGGCCATCGCCTTCGGGTCGACGAAGATTGACGAGAAATACCGGTGGATCATGTTGTAGGTCGGGTCGTCGGCGCACAGCTGCGAGACGTACGGCCCCATGCCGCAGTCGTAAGAGTCGAGCAGGTTGCCTTCGGCCGCACCCGACGGCGCGGTGAGCGCGATGCGGATGATCGAGGTGTCCGGAAGGTTCTTGCCCCAGTCATAGATCGCCTTCATGTCCGACAGGCTCATGTCGGTATGAATGTTCTTCTGCAGGGCGTCGAGGAGCTGCGGCGCCTTCGAGAACCCGTTGATGGAGGTCGCCTTCTTCTTGATCGCCTGCATGATGTCCTGCTGCCGGCGCGCGCGACCGAAGTCGGAGGCCTGCTGGGGCTGCTCCGCGTGGCGTGACCGCGCGATCTCCAGCGCCTGCTCGCCGTTCAGGTGCTGGCAACCGGCCTTGAAGTGGATCGGCATGTAGCCGTTGTGGTAATCCGGATACGAGTAGTCGTCCAGGTTGGTGGAGAGGCAGACGTCGACCCCGCCCAGCGCGTTCACCATGTCCCGGAACGCGACGAAGTCGACGCCGATGTACTTGTCGAAGGTGATCCCGGTCACCTTGCCGGCCTCATGCTCCGCCGCCAACCCGCCCCCGTCACGGCCGGTGAACTGCGACGCGACGCAGCAGATGATGTTCGTGTACGGCACCTCGTAAGCCGCGTTGATCTTGCTGGTCCAGGTCCGGCTGGACGGGTCCTGCAGGTTCATGTGGACGACCAGGTCACGCGGTATCGAGGCCAGCATCACGCGGTCGGTCGCCGGGTCGATGGTCACGGCCATGATCGAGTCGGTCAGGTAGGGCGCGTCGTTCTCGTAACCGCCCATCCCGAGCAGGAGGATGTTGACCTGCTGGCCGTGCTTGAGCTTGTAGGCGATCGTGCCGGGCGCCGGCTCGACCGCCTGCACGACCTCGCCGATCGGGTTGAGGTGATGCCCGGTGGTCGCGGCGATGAAGTCATCGAAGCGCTTGTAGGTCAGCGTGGCGCCCACGATCACCACCAGCAGCAGGGCAGCGACCAATACCGCGGGGACCGACCGGGTCAGGCGGTGGAAGACGTGGTAGCGGGATCGCCTGGCCCTTGGCCTGGCCCTGAGCATGCGCACCGGGATTTTACCGTCCAGGCCTTAAGGAACGCTGATGGAGCCCTCCGGGTTACGTCACGGCGGCTAGGTCGCCGGCCTGGCGCCCGAAGAGTGGATCAAAGCGTAGACGGCGAAAAAGAACCAGCCCACGCTGGCCAGGAAGCCGAGGATCCCCAGGGCCAGGCCGACCGAGGCCATGGTGCCACCGCCGACGGCGCCGCCACTCGAGCGGACGCGCTGCCGGGCGATAAAGCCCATGATCGCCGCGGTCGGGCCCAGGACGATGCCCAGGCACACGACCGTGCAGACGAGCGACAGGATGCCGGCGATGAGCGATGCGATCGCCAGGCCGTCGGTGCGCGGAGCCGCATACGCCCCCGGCACTCCCCCGTAGCCCATCGGTGGAGGCGGGACGAACCCGCCCCCCGGCGGCGAAGGTGGCGGTGTGAATCCGCCGCTCGGCGGAGGTGGCGGGGGCGGGTATTCGCCGCCCGGCGGCGGTGGCGGCGGCAAGTCCGACATGAGGCTTCTCCTTACGCTGATCCAGCGGTCTGAGAACCGAGTTCGAAACTGCGGATTATCCACGCCTGCATCGCCAGCGCATAGGCGCTGGTGAACAAGACACCGACGCCGCACGCGACCGTCCCCAACGAACCTATGAAGGCGGCGGCGATCAGCATAAGGCCGGCGATCAGGGTGCTGGCGATGTTCAGCCGGAGGCGGCGCAGCACGTCTGGCACCGTCAGCCCTCCCGCGATGCCGCTTTTTTCCGTGGCCAGGACGATCGACGGCAGGGCGAAGCTCAACGCCAGGCTGCCGAGGGTGGCGGCGCTGAAAGCCAGCAGGCTCAGGAGGACGCCCAGCGACACCAAGCCGGCGTCCGGCGAGCCTCTGCCCTCGTGGATGAAGATCAACACCGCCGGCGTGTAGAGCAAGGCCGCGACCAGGACGAGCGCGAGCGCGTAGACCAGGTTGACGACAAAGACGCGGACCCCGCGACCGATGTGGCCCAGGTGGGCGGGCGCGAGTCTTTCTTCACCTGCCCGCAGCCGGTCGAGCGACGCCAGCATCCATCCGATCCCGTTGATCGAGCCGGCGATCGGGATCAGCAGGGTCAGCGCGATGATCAACACCTTGGTCAGCCACTCGGGATCGCGCACCGGCCATCCGAACGCGTCCGTGATGCGCTCCACCGAGTGCTAGACCGGCGGGGCTGAGATCGTGACCAGCACCACCACCAGCCACACCACGGAGACGGCGGCTCCGATCGCGGTGGCCGCCACCCCGAGCACCCAGCCTGAGACCGCGAGGCTGCGTCCACCCAACGCACCCGCCGAGCCGTCGATCCGGCCCGTCGCGGACCGGCCCAGGAAATAGGCGATCGGACCCAGGGCGAGGCCGGGAACGCCGAGCGGCAGGCCGAGCGCGAGGCCGGCGATCGCGGTCAGCAGCGAGGCGATGGCGCGCCCATCGGTGGTGCCGCCGCGAGCGATGCCGGGCGGCGGATAGGCCGGCGGCGGATGGTACGGCGCCACCGCCGGCGGAGGGGAGGGACTTTCGACGGGCGCCCTGTCCACGGCGGTTAGCGGAGGAGCGATCGCGCGATCACGACTCGCTGAATCTGGTTCGTGCCCTCGTATATCTGCGTGATCTTGGCGTCTCTCATCATTCTTTCCACCGGGTAGTCGCGGATGTAGCCGTACCCGCCCAGCAGTTGCACGCAGTCGGTGGTCACCTTCATCGCCATGTCCGAGGCGAAGAGCTTGGCCATGGCGGCGATCTTGGTCAGGTCCGCAGCCTTGGCGTCGACCTTGGTCGCCGCCCGGTAGACGAGATGCCGGGCAGCCTCGATCTGGGTGGCGATGTCCGCGAGCATGAACTGGATGCCCTGGAAGCTCGCGATCGCCTGCCCGAACTGGTTGCGTTCCTTGACGTAGTTGAGGGCGTAATCGAAGGCGCCTTCGGCGATCCCGAGGGCTTGCGCTCCGATTCCCGGTCGCGAGCGGTCGAGCACGGCGAGCGCGATCTTGAAGCCCGCGCCCTCGTCGCCGAGCCGGTTGGCGGCCGGGACCTTGACATCTTCGAAGACCAGCTGAGCCGTCGGCGAGCCGCGAATCCCCAACTTGTGCTCGAGCTTGGTGGCCTGCCACGGGCTGGTCTCGCGCTCGAGGACGAAAGCTGAGATCCCGCGGTGGTCGGAATCCGGGTCGGTCTGCGCGAACACGACCAGCGTGCCGGCGACGCTGCCGGCGGTGATGAACTGCTTGGTGCCGTTCAGGACGTACTCGTCCCCGTAGCGCTTGGCGTGGGTCTTCATGGCCGCGGCGTCCGAGCCGCTGCCGGCTTCCGAGAGCGCGTAGGCGGCCACCTTCTCGCCGGAGGCCAGCGGCGGGCAGAGCCGCCTCTTCTGCTCCTCGGTGCCGGCGACGAGGATCGGGTACGAGCCCAGCGCCTGGACGGCGAGGATCAGAGAGGAGCTCGCGCATGCCTTGGCGATCTCCTCGATCCCCATGCAGATGGTGACGCTCGAGCCGGAGATCCCGCCGTACCGCTCAGGGAACGGGATGCCGAGAATGCCGTTGTCGGCGAACAGCCTTTCGACGTCCTCGGGATACTCTGCTTTCTCGTCGATCTCGGCCGCGCGGGGCGCCACCCGGTCCTGGACCAGCTCTCGGATCGTGTCCCGGATCGCGACCTGCTCTTCCGAGAACTCGAAATCCATCAGCGTGAGCTTACCTGCAGAAGTTCACGTGCGATGACGATGCGCTGAACCTGGTTTGAGCCCTCGTAGATCTGCAGCGCCTTGGCGTCTCTGACGTGCCGCTCGAAGGGGCTGCCGGTGATCGCGCCCTCCTCCCCGGCCAGCTGGAGAGCGTCGAGGGCCAGCTGCATGGCGGTGTCGGTGCAGTGGAGCTTGGCCATC belongs to bacterium and includes:
- a CDS encoding acyl-CoA dehydrogenase; translated protein: MDFEFSEEQVAIRDTIRELVQDRVAPRAAEIDEKAEYPEDVERLFADNGILGIPFPERYGGISGSSVTICMGIEEIAKACASSSLILAVQALGSYPILVAGTEEQKRRLCPPLASGEKVAAYALSEAGSGSDAAAMKTHAKRYGDEYVLNGTKQFITAGSVAGTLVVFAQTDPDSDHRGISAFVLERETSPWQATKLEHKLGIRGSPTAQLVFEDVKVPAANRLGDEGAGFKIALAVLDRSRPGIGAQALGIAEGAFDYALNYVKERNQFGQAIASFQGIQFMLADIATQIEAARHLVYRAATKVDAKAADLTKIAAMAKLFASDMAMKVTTDCVQLLGGYGYIRDYPVERMMRDAKITQIYEGTNQIQRVVIARSLLR
- a CDS encoding DUF4013 domain-containing protein, encoding MERITDAFGWPVRDPEWLTKVLIIALTLLIPIAGSINGIGWMLASLDRLRAGEERLAPAHLGHIGRGVRVFVVNLVYALALVLVAALLYTPAVLIFIHEGRGSPDAGLVSLGVLLSLLAFSAATLGSLALSFALPSIVLATEKSGIAGGLTVPDVLRRLRLNIASTLIAGLMLIAAAFIGSLGTVACGVGVLFTSAYALAMQAWIIRSFELGSQTAGSA
- the meaB gene encoding methylmalonyl Co-A mutase-associated GTPase MeaB, producing MNDSDLAARFRSGDVRALARAISLVERREPSVRALEEGLRGHGRTPGVLGLTGAPGTGKSTLVDALVALLRSQDSSVAVLATDPNSPFTGGAILGDRVRMQRHALDPKVFIRSMGARGHLGGLSLAAREAIRLLGAFGFDQVILETVGVGQSELEVAAVADTTVVVLTPNLGDGVQMIKAGILEIADIFVVNKADLDGHNRVVTELRAMLSLAPGRALGGTPRAWKPPIIATVAARQEGIDELWEAVLAHRRHLESSGRVRELAEQRLRDETAEVVAELARRHAHRALAEDPKLAERLLKDGTPYRTAEEILNRKP
- a CDS encoding LytR family transcriptional regulator, whose protein sequence is MLRARPRARRSRYHVFHRLTRSVPAVLVAALLLVVIVGATLTYKRFDDFIAATTGHHLNPIGEVVQAVEPAPGTIAYKLKHGQQVNILLLGMGGYENDAPYLTDSIMAVTIDPATDRVMLASIPRDLVVHMNLQDPSSRTWTSKINAAYEVPYTNIICCVASQFTGRDGGGLAAEHEAGKVTGITFDKYIGVDFVAFRDMVNALGGVDVCLSTNLDDYSYPDYHNGYMPIHFKAGCQHLNGEQALEIARSRHAEQPQQASDFGRARRQQDIMQAIKKKATSINGFSKAPQLLDALQKNIHTDMSLSDMKAIYDWGKNLPDTSIIRIALTAPSGAAEGNLLDSYDCGMGPYVSQLCADDPTYNMIHRYFSSIFVDPKAMAEKAPVQLANGANNFPGLESRVTSMLDPLGLQLADPVVHRPTPQTVILDYSGGRFPLTTKWLQSFFGATVVQATPTNPAPAPGQQAYGLVVVLGHDFALRWLGE
- a CDS encoding DUF4190 domain-containing protein, with amino-acid sequence MSDLPPPPPPGGEYPPPPPPPSGGFTPPPSPPGGGFVPPPPMGYGGVPGAYAAPRTDGLAIASLIAGILSLVCTVVCLGIVLGPTAAIMGFIARQRVRSSGGAVGGGTMASVGLALGILGFLASVGWFFFAVYALIHSSGARPAT